From Streptomyces yatensis, one genomic window encodes:
- a CDS encoding MTH1187 family thiamine-binding protein produces the protein MIVAFSVTPLGVGEDVGEYVADAVRVVRESGLPNRTDAMFTSIEGEWDEVMDVVKRAVAVVEARAPRVSVVLKADIRPGVTDGLTSKVETVERHLSD, from the coding sequence ATGATCGTCGCCTTTTCGGTGACGCCGCTGGGCGTCGGCGAGGACGTGGGGGAGTACGTCGCCGACGCGGTGCGGGTGGTCCGTGAGTCGGGGCTGCCGAACCGTACGGACGCGATGTTCACCTCGATCGAGGGCGAGTGGGACGAGGTCATGGACGTCGTCAAGCGCGCCGTCGCCGTGGTGGAGGCCCGGGCGCCCCGGGTCTCGGTGGTCCTCAAGGCCGATATCCGCCCCGGCGTCACGGACGGTCTGACCTCCAAGGTCGAGACGGTCGAGCGCCATCTGTCCGACTGA
- a CDS encoding DUF3817 domain-containing protein produces the protein MDFKTATALRRLRLVSAPEAVSFLLLLICSVLKRTSDFNAVPVMGMVHGVLFILYVVFWADAWNRTKWKWQTAALYFVLSVLPTGGFFAERKLKRETEAGVIAARARKEGVVNA, from the coding sequence GTGGACTTCAAGACCGCCACCGCGCTGCGCCGGCTCCGCCTGGTCTCCGCGCCCGAGGCCGTGTCGTTCCTGCTGCTGCTCATCTGCTCGGTGCTCAAGCGCACCTCGGACTTCAACGCGGTGCCGGTGATGGGCATGGTGCACGGCGTGCTCTTCATCCTCTACGTGGTCTTCTGGGCGGACGCCTGGAACCGGACCAAGTGGAAGTGGCAGACCGCGGCCCTGTACTTCGTCCTCTCCGTCCTGCCCACCGGCGGCTTCTTCGCCGAGCGCAAGCTCAAGCGGGAGACCGAGGCCGGTGTGATCGCGGCCCGCGCCCGTAAGGAGGGCGTGGTCAACGCATGA
- a CDS encoding AIM24 family protein, with the protein MAQFRLQGSRVLAVDLTGDSVKAKNGAMVAYEGEMTFKKKTGGGEGLRGMVTRRLTGEQMAVMEVKGHGTCYFADRASEINLVSLHGEKLYVESSNLLCTDSALRTGASFTGLRGSAQGNGLFTTTVEGTGQAALVSAGTAIVLRVTPQTPLQVDPGAYLAHTGGLKQHFQTGVNFRALIGESGGESFQIRFEGDGLVYVQPSERNTIGGEL; encoded by the coding sequence GTGGCTCAGTTTCGGCTCCAGGGAAGCAGGGTGCTCGCGGTCGACCTGACCGGCGACTCCGTGAAGGCCAAGAACGGCGCGATGGTCGCCTACGAGGGGGAGATGACCTTCAAGAAGAAGACCGGCGGCGGGGAGGGGCTGCGCGGGATGGTGACCCGGCGGCTCACCGGGGAGCAGATGGCGGTCATGGAGGTGAAGGGGCACGGCACGTGCTACTTCGCCGACCGGGCGAGCGAGATCAACCTGGTGTCGCTGCACGGCGAGAAGCTGTACGTGGAGTCCAGCAATCTGCTGTGCACGGACTCCGCGCTGCGCACCGGCGCCTCCTTCACCGGGCTGCGCGGCTCCGCACAGGGCAACGGCCTGTTCACCACGACCGTCGAGGGCACCGGCCAGGCCGCGCTCGTCTCGGCCGGCACGGCGATCGTGCTGCGCGTCACCCCGCAGACGCCGCTGCAGGTCGACCCGGGCGCCTACCTCGCCCACACCGGCGGCCTCAAGCAGCACTTCCAGACGGGGGTGAACTTCCGGGCGCTGATAGGCGAGAGCGGCGGGGAGTCCTTCCAGATCCGTTTCGAGGGCGACGGACTGGTCTACGTCCAGCCCAGCGAACGCAACACCATTGGAGGTGAGCTCTGA
- a CDS encoding AIM24 family protein — protein MPFTMLTSRMVEAQVLPGQTLFSQRGAMLAYRGDVRFTPSITGGQRGVRGMIGRRIADEDTPLMTVEGQGTVMFGHGGHHVQVIDLAGDTLYVESDRLLAFDGSLRQGTMFLGSQGGVMGMVRGQVTGQGLFTTTLEGHGSAAVMAHGGVLELPIGPGRPVHVDPQAYVAHRGDVRNKLSTAIGWREMVGRGSGEAFQLELSGTGMVYVQASEEKL, from the coding sequence ATGCCGTTCACGATGCTCACCTCCCGCATGGTCGAGGCCCAGGTGCTGCCCGGGCAGACCCTGTTCAGCCAGCGCGGCGCGATGCTCGCCTACCGCGGGGACGTACGGTTCACCCCCAGCATCACCGGCGGGCAGCGCGGGGTGCGGGGGATGATCGGGCGGCGGATCGCCGACGAGGACACCCCGCTGATGACCGTCGAGGGCCAGGGCACGGTGATGTTCGGGCACGGCGGCCATCACGTCCAGGTGATCGACCTGGCCGGCGACACCCTCTATGTGGAGTCGGACCGGCTGCTGGCCTTCGACGGCTCGCTGCGCCAGGGCACGATGTTCCTCGGCTCCCAGGGCGGGGTGATGGGCATGGTGCGCGGCCAGGTCACCGGACAGGGGCTGTTCACCACCACCCTGGAGGGACACGGCTCCGCGGCGGTCATGGCGCACGGCGGGGTGCTGGAGCTGCCGATCGGCCCGGGACGTCCGGTGCATGTCGATCCGCAAGCCTATGTCGCCCACCGGGGTGATGTTCGCAATAAGCTCTCGACGGCGATCGGCTGGCGCGAAATGGTGGGCCGCGGCTCGGGGGAGGCGTTCCAACTGGAGCTGTCCGGCACCGGCATGGTCTATGTCCAGGCATCGGAGGAGAAGCTGTGA
- a CDS encoding AIM24 family protein: MNGPVIHDAWTLPVDDNINPYAFSVDLNGQWFLQKGKMVAYYGQIDFHGVGMGHLDHLIAYSFHSPLHAADWVVAEGQGKMVLADRAFDVNSYDLDDGNLSIRSGNLLAFQPSLSLKQSIVPGFLTLIGTGKFVAASNGPVVFMEPPIRVDPQALVGWADCPTPCHHYDHQYLRGFLGAIRSRTGIGGASGEEHQFEFVGAGTVLLQSTEQVVAEISVGETGGTGS, translated from the coding sequence GTGAACGGCCCCGTGATCCACGACGCCTGGACGCTGCCCGTCGACGACAACATCAATCCGTACGCCTTCAGCGTGGACCTGAACGGCCAGTGGTTCCTGCAGAAGGGGAAGATGGTCGCCTACTACGGGCAGATCGACTTCCACGGCGTCGGCATGGGCCACCTCGACCACCTCATCGCGTACAGCTTCCACTCCCCGCTGCACGCGGCGGACTGGGTGGTGGCCGAGGGTCAGGGAAAGATGGTGCTCGCCGACCGCGCCTTCGACGTCAACTCCTATGACCTGGACGACGGCAACCTCTCCATCCGGTCCGGCAATCTGCTGGCCTTCCAGCCGTCGCTGTCCCTGAAGCAGTCCATCGTCCCGGGCTTTCTCACCCTCATCGGCACGGGGAAGTTCGTGGCCGCGTCCAATGGGCCCGTGGTCTTCATGGAGCCGCCGATCCGGGTGGACCCGCAGGCGCTGGTGGGCTGGGCGGACTGCCCGACACCGTGCCACCACTACGACCACCAGTATCTGCGCGGGTTCCTCGGGGCCATCAGGTCGCGCACGGGGATCGGGGGCGCGTCGGGCGAGGAGCACCAGTTCGAGTTCGTGGGCGCGGGGACCGTGCTGCTGCAGTCCACGGAGCAGGTCGTCGCCGAGATATCGGTCGGCGAGACAGGGGGTACCGGTTCGTGA
- a CDS encoding MarR family winged helix-turn-helix transcriptional regulator, which translates to METENGTRWLSDEEQRAWRTHLDVSRLLTYQLEKDLQPFGLTMNDYEILVNLSESEDRRMRMSDLASATLQSKSRLSHQITRMENAGLVRRENCESDRRGLYAVLTEHGWETMRKVAPHHVASVRSHFIDLLAPEDLKALYGSLVPVAEHLRAQRGRV; encoded by the coding sequence ATGGAGACCGAGAACGGCACGCGCTGGCTCAGCGATGAGGAACAGCGCGCGTGGCGCACCCACCTGGATGTCAGCCGGCTGCTGACCTACCAGCTCGAAAAAGACCTGCAGCCGTTCGGCCTGACCATGAACGACTACGAGATCCTGGTCAACCTCTCGGAGTCGGAGGACCGCCGGATGCGGATGAGCGATCTCGCCTCCGCGACCCTGCAGTCCAAGAGCCGGCTGTCCCACCAGATCACCCGGATGGAGAACGCCGGCCTGGTCCGCCGCGAGAACTGCGAATCCGACCGACGGGGGCTGTACGCCGTGCTGACCGAGCACGGCTGGGAAACCATGCGCAAGGTCGCACCCCACCATGTGGCGTCCGTGCGCAGCCACTTCATCGATCTGCTCGCGCCGGAGGACCTCAAGGCGCTGTACGGATCGCTGGTGCCCGTCGCGGAGCATCTGCGCGCCCAGCGGGGCCGGGTCTAG
- the meaB gene encoding methylmalonyl Co-A mutase-associated GTPase MeaB → MADVPTLVEQARQGRPRAVARLISLVEGASPQLREVMAALAPLAGGAYVVGVTGSPGVGKSTSTSALVSAYRRIGKRVGVLAVDPSSPFSGGALLGDRVRMSEHASDPGVYIRSMATRGHLGGLAWAAPQAIRVLDAAGCDVVLVETVGVGQSEVEIAAQADTSVLLLAPGMGDGIQAAKAGILEIGDVYVVNKADREGADATARELNHMLGLGEGRAPGDWRPPIVKTVAARGEGIDEVVEALEKHRAWMEEHGVLAERRMRRAAGEVETIAVTALRERIGDLHGDRRLGALAERVVAGELDPYTAADELVAGVTEQG, encoded by the coding sequence ATGGCTGATGTGCCCACGCTGGTGGAGCAGGCGCGGCAGGGGCGGCCGCGTGCGGTCGCCCGGCTCATCTCGCTGGTCGAGGGCGCCTCGCCGCAGCTGCGCGAGGTGATGGCCGCGCTCGCTCCGCTGGCCGGGGGTGCGTATGTGGTCGGGGTGACCGGCTCGCCGGGGGTCGGCAAGTCCACCTCGACCTCCGCGCTCGTCTCCGCCTACCGGCGGATCGGCAAGCGGGTGGGCGTCCTCGCCGTCGACCCCTCCTCGCCGTTCTCCGGCGGGGCGCTCCTGGGCGACCGCGTACGGATGTCGGAGCACGCCTCCGACCCCGGCGTCTACATCCGCTCCATGGCCACGCGCGGTCACCTCGGCGGACTCGCCTGGGCCGCTCCGCAGGCCATCCGGGTGCTGGACGCGGCCGGGTGCGACGTGGTGCTGGTGGAGACGGTGGGCGTCGGTCAGTCCGAGGTCGAGATCGCCGCCCAGGCCGATACGAGTGTGCTGCTGCTCGCGCCGGGGATGGGGGACGGGATCCAGGCGGCCAAGGCCGGGATCCTGGAGATCGGCGATGTGTACGTGGTCAACAAGGCCGACCGGGAAGGGGCCGATGCCACGGCCCGGGAGCTCAACCACATGCTGGGCCTGGGCGAGGGGCGGGCGCCGGGGGACTGGCGGCCGCCGATCGTGAAGACCGTGGCGGCGCGCGGCGAGGGGATCGACGAGGTCGTCGAGGCGCTGGAGAAGCACCGTGCGTGGATGGAGGAGCACGGTGTGCTCGCGGAGCGCCGGATGCGGCGGGCGGCGGGCGAGGTCGAGACGATCGCGGTGACGGCGCTGCGGGAGCGGATCGGCGATCTGCACGGGGATCGGCGCCTGGGGGCGCTCGCGGAGCGGGTCGTGGCCGGTGAGCTGGATCCGTATACGGCGGCGGATGAGTTGGTGGCCGGGGTGACGGAGCAGGGGTGA
- a CDS encoding acetyl-CoA C-acetyltransferase, giving the protein MMVAGARTPMGRLLGGLRPFSGADLGGIAIKAALERAGVGAEQVQYVIMGQVLQAGAGQIPARQAAVKAGIPMSVPALTINKVCLSGLDAIALADQLIRAGEFDIVVAGGQESMTNAPHLLPKSREGYKYGAIEMLDAMAHDGLTDAFESIAMGESTEKHNTRLGIQRPEQDEFAAQSHQRAAAAQKNGLFDAEITPVEIPQRKGEPVVFDKDEGIRGETTTELLGRLRPAFAKDGTITAGTSSQISDGAAAVVVMSKAKAEELGLEWIAEIGAHGNVAGPDNSLQSQPSNAIAHALGKEGLTVDDLDLIEINEAFAAVAVQSMKDLGVSPERVNVNGGAIALGHPIGMSGARIALHLALELRRRGGGTGAAALCGGGGQGDALILRVPAGE; this is encoded by the coding sequence GTGATGGTGGCGGGCGCCCGGACGCCCATGGGACGGCTGCTCGGCGGCCTGCGCCCGTTCTCCGGCGCGGACCTGGGCGGAATCGCGATCAAGGCCGCGCTGGAGCGGGCCGGGGTCGGCGCGGAGCAGGTGCAGTACGTGATCATGGGGCAGGTGCTCCAGGCGGGCGCCGGGCAGATTCCGGCCCGGCAGGCGGCGGTCAAGGCCGGCATCCCGATGAGCGTGCCCGCCCTCACGATCAACAAGGTCTGCCTCTCCGGGCTGGACGCGATCGCCCTGGCCGACCAGCTCATTCGCGCGGGCGAGTTCGACATCGTGGTCGCGGGCGGCCAGGAGTCCATGACCAACGCCCCCCATCTGCTGCCCAAGTCCCGTGAGGGCTACAAGTACGGCGCGATCGAGATGCTCGACGCGATGGCGCACGACGGGCTGACCGACGCCTTCGAGTCCATCGCCATGGGCGAGTCCACCGAGAAGCACAACACCCGGCTGGGCATCCAGCGCCCCGAGCAGGACGAGTTCGCCGCCCAGTCCCACCAGCGGGCCGCGGCCGCGCAGAAGAACGGCCTCTTCGACGCCGAGATCACCCCCGTGGAGATCCCGCAGCGCAAGGGCGAGCCGGTGGTCTTCGACAAGGACGAGGGCATCCGCGGCGAGACCACGACCGAGCTGCTGGGCCGGCTGCGCCCCGCGTTCGCCAAGGACGGGACGATCACGGCGGGCACGTCGTCGCAGATCTCGGACGGGGCCGCCGCGGTCGTCGTGATGAGCAAGGCCAAGGCCGAGGAGCTGGGGCTGGAGTGGATCGCCGAGATCGGCGCCCACGGGAATGTGGCGGGACCCGACAACTCGCTCCAGTCCCAGCCGTCCAACGCGATCGCGCACGCCCTGGGCAAGGAGGGGCTGACGGTGGACGATCTCGATCTCATCGAGATCAACGAGGCGTTCGCCGCGGTCGCCGTGCAGTCCATGAAGGATCTAGGTGTTTCCCCCGAAAGGGTGAATGTGAATGGGGGCGCGATTGCCCTCGGCCACCCCATCGGGATGTCCGGTGCGAGGATCGCGCTGCATCTCGCGCTGGAGCTGCGACGGCGTGGGGGCGGGACCGGGGCGGCGGCGTTGTGCGGTGGGGGTGGGCAGGGGGACGCGTTGATCCTGCGGGTGCCGGCGGGGGAGTAG
- the mce gene encoding methylmalonyl-CoA epimerase: MLTRIDHIGIACFDLDKTVEFYRATYGFEVFHSEINEEQGVREAMLKINETSDGGASYLQLLEPIREDSAVGKWMAKNGEGVHHIAFGTADVDTDSEAIRDKGVRVLYEQPRRGSMDSRITFLHPKDCHGVLTELVTAADPAAHKGEEDH; encoded by the coding sequence ATGCTGACGAGAATCGACCACATCGGGATCGCCTGCTTCGATCTCGACAAGACTGTTGAGTTCTACCGTGCCACGTACGGCTTCGAGGTGTTCCACTCCGAGATCAACGAGGAGCAGGGCGTCCGCGAGGCCATGCTCAAGATCAATGAGACCTCCGACGGCGGGGCCTCGTACCTGCAGCTTCTCGAGCCGATCCGGGAGGACTCCGCGGTCGGCAAGTGGATGGCCAAGAACGGTGAGGGCGTCCACCACATCGCCTTCGGCACCGCGGACGTCGACACCGACTCCGAGGCCATCCGCGACAAGGGCGTCCGGGTCCTCTACGAACAGCCCCGCCGCGGCTCGATGGACTCCCGGATCACCTTCCTCCACCCCAAGGACTGTCACGGTGTGCTGACCGAGCTCGTCACCGCCGCGGACCCCGCCGCCCACAAGGGCGAAGAGGATCACTGA
- the scy gene encoding polarized growth protein Scy — translation MRPGDGWDRAVRGYDRYEPDDQLSKFEAEMERLKTEREKAVQHADDLGYQVEVLRAKLHEARRNLAARPAYDSANVGYQAEQLLRDAQLQADQLRANAERELRETRAQTQRLLQEQAERQARLEAELHAEAVARRQRLDQELAERRATVESHVNENVAWAEQLRARTEAQARRLMDESRTEAEQALAEARAEAQRMTEQARQRLGSEAEAARAEAEAILRRARNDAERLLTNAGTQAQEATDHAAQLRTTTAAEADQARRNAAEQTRAAEQRMQEAEQALREARSEAEKVVTEAKDAAAKRVAAAESDNEQRTRTAKAEVARLVGEATKEAERLRAEAEQLRDDARAEAERMVAEAGDDARARAAEDSAAQLAKAARSAEEVLTRASEQAQATTKAATDEAERIRSEAEEEADRLRAEAHDTAEQLKGTAKDDTKEYRAKTVELQEEARRLRGEAEQLRSEAVAEGERIRTEARREAVQQIEEAASTAEDLLTKAKADAEETRSGATAESERVRTEAIERANALRRQADELLKRARGEAEELVTSAEEQAERVKSEASVAAEELREEAERAAEDRRSEAEGELNRLHQEAEQRLSSADEALRDARTEAERLRKETAEEIERQRTESAERLNALRQQAEDEAVRLRDEAAADASNARAEGESVAVRLRGEAAAEAERLRSEAQETADRVRAEAASAAERIGAEAAEALAAAQEEAARRRREAEELLADAREEAQEERTAAREQSEELLAAARNRVSEAQTEAQRLVEEAERRSADLVAAAEQTAQQVRDSVAGLHEQAEQDITALRTAAEHAAERMRGEAQGEADRVRADAQAERERASQDATRMRREAQEESEAAKSLAERTVAEAIAESERLTEQAREEAGRRRAEAAEQADRLVTEATHEAERLRAEANETLDEARRSAHKTRAEAAEQADTLVGGATEEAQRLVSEATARAQALRTEASDARATAEQDAARTRAQARGDANNIRSEAAEQADRLVAEARSEAERLHAEAGAEAERLRGEAAETVGSAQQHAARTRAEAERIETEAAAEAERIRNEAQAEADRLVDRAREDANKRRSDAAEQADRLVTESSAEAERLTSEAREAALRTATAAEEQADTMVGVARQEADRLIAESTAEANAMVEKARTDSDTMLGEARGDATAIRERAEELRARTEAEVEELHERARRESAEQMKATGERVDKLVAAATAQLMKAEEKAKSLVAEAESEASRVRIAAVKKAEGLLKEAEQKKTEAEREAERLRNQATDEAQQIVDEGKRELELLKRRREDINAEISRVQDVLEALESFETPASGGAGGKENNGVKTAAGAGATRSGKRSEG, via the coding sequence ATGCGACCAGGGGACGGATGGGACCGCGCAGTGCGGGGCTACGACCGCTACGAGCCTGACGATCAGCTCTCCAAGTTCGAAGCCGAGATGGAGCGGCTGAAGACCGAGCGTGAGAAGGCCGTCCAGCACGCCGACGACCTCGGCTACCAAGTCGAGGTGCTGCGCGCCAAGCTCCATGAGGCGCGCCGCAACCTGGCGGCCCGCCCCGCCTACGACAGCGCCAACGTCGGCTACCAGGCAGAGCAGTTGCTGCGGGACGCCCAGCTCCAGGCGGACCAGCTGCGCGCCAACGCCGAGCGGGAGCTGCGCGAAACGCGGGCGCAGACCCAGCGACTGCTCCAGGAGCAGGCCGAGCGGCAGGCCCGGCTGGAGGCCGAGCTGCACGCCGAGGCCGTGGCCCGGCGTCAGCGGCTGGACCAGGAGCTGGCCGAGCGCCGCGCCACCGTCGAGTCGCATGTCAACGAGAACGTGGCCTGGGCCGAGCAGCTGCGGGCCCGTACCGAGGCGCAGGCCCGCCGGCTCATGGACGAGTCCCGGACGGAGGCCGAGCAGGCCCTGGCCGAGGCGCGCGCCGAAGCGCAGCGCATGACCGAACAGGCCCGTCAGCGGCTGGGCTCCGAGGCGGAGGCCGCCCGTGCCGAGGCCGAGGCGATCTTGCGCCGGGCCCGTAACGACGCCGAGCGGCTGCTGACCAACGCGGGCACCCAGGCCCAGGAGGCCACCGACCACGCGGCGCAGCTGCGCACCACCACCGCCGCCGAGGCGGACCAGGCGCGGCGTAACGCGGCCGAGCAGACCCGCGCCGCCGAGCAGCGGATGCAGGAGGCCGAGCAGGCGCTGCGCGAGGCGCGCAGCGAGGCCGAGAAGGTCGTCACCGAGGCCAAGGACGCGGCGGCCAAGCGGGTCGCGGCCGCCGAGTCGGACAACGAGCAGCGCACCCGTACCGCCAAGGCGGAGGTCGCCCGGCTGGTCGGCGAGGCCACCAAGGAGGCCGAGCGGCTGCGGGCCGAGGCCGAGCAGCTGCGGGACGACGCCCGCGCCGAGGCCGAGCGGATGGTCGCCGAGGCGGGCGACGACGCCAGGGCCAGGGCGGCCGAGGACTCGGCGGCCCAGCTGGCCAAGGCGGCCCGGAGCGCCGAGGAGGTGCTGACCCGCGCCTCGGAGCAGGCGCAGGCCACCACCAAGGCGGCCACCGACGAGGCCGAGCGGATCCGGAGCGAGGCCGAGGAAGAGGCGGACCGGCTGCGGGCCGAGGCGCACGACACGGCCGAGCAGCTCAAGGGCACGGCGAAGGACGACACCAAGGAGTACCGCGCCAAGACCGTCGAGCTGCAGGAGGAGGCCCGCCGGCTGCGCGGCGAGGCCGAGCAGCTCCGGTCGGAGGCGGTCGCCGAGGGCGAGCGGATCCGCACCGAGGCGCGCCGGGAGGCGGTCCAGCAGATCGAGGAGGCGGCCAGCACCGCCGAGGACCTGCTGACCAAGGCGAAGGCCGACGCGGAGGAGACCCGCTCGGGTGCCACCGCCGAGAGCGAGCGGGTGCGCACCGAGGCCATCGAGCGGGCCAACGCGCTGCGCCGGCAGGCCGATGAGCTGCTGAAGCGGGCCCGCGGCGAGGCCGAGGAGCTGGTGACCTCGGCCGAGGAACAGGCCGAGCGGGTCAAGTCGGAGGCGTCCGTCGCGGCCGAGGAGCTGCGCGAGGAGGCCGAGCGGGCCGCCGAGGACCGCCGTTCCGAGGCCGAGGGCGAGCTGAACCGGCTGCACCAGGAGGCCGAGCAGCGGCTCTCCTCCGCCGACGAGGCGCTGCGGGACGCCCGCACCGAGGCGGAGCGGCTGCGCAAGGAGACCGCCGAGGAGATCGAGCGGCAGCGCACGGAGTCCGCCGAACGGCTGAACGCGCTGCGCCAGCAGGCGGAGGACGAGGCCGTACGGCTGCGCGACGAGGCCGCCGCGGACGCGTCCAACGCGCGCGCCGAGGGCGAGTCGGTGGCCGTACGGCTGCGCGGCGAGGCCGCCGCGGAGGCCGAGCGGCTGCGCTCGGAGGCCCAGGAGACGGCCGACCGGGTGCGGGCGGAGGCGGCGAGCGCCGCCGAGCGGATCGGCGCCGAGGCCGCGGAGGCCCTGGCCGCCGCCCAGGAGGAGGCGGCCCGCCGCCGCCGCGAGGCCGAGGAGCTGCTCGCCGACGCCCGCGAGGAGGCGCAGGAGGAGCGGACCGCGGCCCGGGAGCAGAGCGAGGAGCTGCTGGCCGCCGCCCGGAACCGGGTCTCCGAGGCGCAGACCGAGGCGCAGCGGCTGGTCGAGGAGGCCGAGCGGCGCTCGGCCGATCTGGTGGCCGCCGCCGAGCAGACCGCACAGCAGGTGCGGGACTCGGTCGCGGGGCTGCACGAGCAGGCCGAGCAGGACATCACGGCGCTGCGCACGGCCGCGGAGCACGCCGCGGAGCGGATGCGCGGCGAGGCGCAGGGCGAGGCCGACCGGGTCCGCGCGGACGCCCAGGCGGAGCGGGAGCGCGCCTCGCAGGACGCCACGCGGATGCGGCGGGAGGCCCAGGAGGAGTCCGAGGCCGCCAAGTCGCTCGCGGAGCGCACGGTCGCCGAGGCGATCGCCGAGTCGGAGCGGCTGACCGAGCAGGCCCGCGAGGAGGCCGGCAGGCGCCGCGCCGAGGCCGCCGAGCAGGCGGACCGGCTGGTCACCGAGGCCACCCACGAGGCCGAGCGGCTGCGCGCGGAGGCCAACGAAACGCTCGACGAGGCGCGCCGTTCGGCCCACAAGACGCGTGCCGAGGCGGCCGAGCAGGCCGATACGCTGGTCGGCGGCGCGACCGAGGAGGCCCAGCGGCTGGTCTCGGAGGCCACCGCGCGGGCGCAGGCGCTGCGCACGGAGGCGTCCGACGCACGGGCGACGGCGGAGCAGGACGCGGCCCGCACCCGGGCCCAGGCCCGCGGCGACGCCAACAACATCCGCTCGGAGGCGGCCGAGCAGGCCGACCGGCTGGTCGCCGAGGCCCGCAGCGAGGCCGAGCGGCTGCACGCGGAGGCCGGCGCGGAGGCGGAGCGGCTGCGCGGCGAGGCCGCGGAGACCGTGGGTTCGGCGCAGCAGCACGCGGCGCGCACCCGGGCCGAGGCCGAGCGGATCGAGACCGAGGCGGCGGCCGAGGCGGAGCGGATCCGCAACGAGGCGCAGGCCGAGGCGGACCGGCTGGTCGACAGGGCGCGCGAGGACGCCAACAAGCGGCGCTCCGACGCCGCCGAGCAGGCCGACCGGCTGGTCACCGAGTCCTCGGCGGAGGCCGAGCGGCTCACCTCCGAGGCGCGGGAGGCGGCGCTGCGCACGGCGACCGCGGCCGAGGAGCAGGCCGACACCATGGTGGGCGTGGCCCGCCAGGAGGCCGACCGGCTGATCGCCGAGTCCACGGCCGAGGCCAACGCCATGGTGGAGAAGGCCCGTACGGACTCCGACACCATGCTCGGCGAGGCCCGGGGCGACGCCACGGCCATCCGGGAGCGCGCCGAGGAGCTGCGCGCTCGTACCGAGGCCGAGGTCGAGGAGTTGCACGAGCGGGCCCGCCGGGAGTCCGCGGAGCAGATGAAGGCCACCGGCGAGCGGGTCGACAAGCTGGTCGCGGCCGCCACCGCGCAGCTGATGAAGGCTGAGGAGAAGGCCAAGTCGCTGGTCGCGGAGGCGGAGAGCGAAGCGAGCCGGGTGCGGATCGCGGCGGTGAAGAAGGCCGAGGGTCTGCTCAAGGAGGCCGAGCAGAAGAAGACCGAGGCCGAGCGGGAGGCGGAGCGGCTCCGTAACCAGGCCACGGACGAGGCGCAGCAGATCGTGGACGAGGGCAAGCGCGAGCTGGAGTTGCTCAAGCGGCGCCGCGAGGACATCAACGCGGAGATCTCCCGTGTCCAGGACGTGCTAGAGGCGTTGGAATCCTTCGAGACCCCCGCGTCGGGTGGCGCGGGCGGCAAGGAGAACAACGGAGTCAAGACAGCGGCGGGCGCGGGTGCGACGAGGAGTGGAAAGCGGTCGGAGGGGTAA
- a CDS encoding cellulose-binding protein: protein MSDTSSPFGFELVRRGYDRGQVDDRISKLVADRDSALARITSLEKRIEELHLETQNAQAQINDSEPSYAGLGARVEKILRLAEEEAKDLREEARRAAEQHRELAESAAQQVRNDAESFAAERKAKAEDEGARIVEKAKGEATTLRQEAQKDAQSKREEADSLFEETRAKAAQAAADFETNLAKRREQSERDLASRQAKAEKRLAEIEHRAEQLRLEAEKLRTDAERRARQTVETAQRQAEDIVADANAKADRIRSESERELAALTNRRDSINAQLTNVREMLATLTGAAVAAAGAPGEDEAATRGVPAQQSR from the coding sequence ATGAGCGACACTTCCTCCCCCTTCGGCTTCGAGCTCGTGCGGCGTGGGTACGACCGCGGTCAGGTGGACGACCGCATTTCCAAGCTCGTCGCCGACCGTGACAGTGCACTGGCCCGTATCACCTCTCTGGAAAAGCGCATCGAGGAGCTGCACCTCGAGACGCAGAACGCTCAGGCCCAGATCAACGATTCGGAGCCGTCCTACGCGGGGCTCGGCGCCCGGGTCGAGAAGATCCTCCGTCTCGCCGAGGAAGAGGCGAAGGATCTGCGCGAGGAGGCTCGGCGCGCCGCCGAACAGCACCGTGAGCTGGCCGAGTCGGCCGCCCAGCAGGTCCGCAACGACGCCGAGTCGTTCGCCGCCGAGCGCAAGGCGAAGGCCGAGGACGAGGGCGCGCGGATCGTCGAGAAGGCGAAGGGCGAGGCGACCACGCTGCGCCAGGAGGCGCAGAAGGACGCCCAGTCCAAGCGCGAGGAGGCGGACTCCCTCTTCGAGGAGACCCGCGCCAAGGCCGCGCAGGCCGCCGCCGACTTCGAGACCAACCTCGCCAAGCGCCGCGAGCAGTCCGAGCGCGACCTGGCCTCGCGTCAGGCCAAGGCCGAGAAGCGGCTCGCGGAGATCGAGCACCGCGCCGAGCAGCTGCGCCTCGAGGCCGAGAAGCTGCGCACCGACGCCGAGCGCCGCGCCCGCCAGACGGTGGAGACCGCGCAGCGCCAGGCCGAGGACATCGTGGCCGACGCCAACGCCAAGGCCGACCGGATCCGCAGCGAATCCGAGCGCGAGCTCGCGGCCCTCACCAACCGCCGCGACAGCATCAACGCCCAGCTGACCAACGTCCGCGAGATGCTGGCCACGCTGACCGGTGCGGCGGTGGCCGCGGCCGGTGCCCCGGGCGAGGACGAGGCGGCCACCCGCGGCGTCCCGGCCCAGCAGTCCCGGTGA